A region of the Pempheris klunzingeri isolate RE-2024b chromosome 21, fPemKlu1.hap1, whole genome shotgun sequence genome:
GGTGCTCGTTTTATTTTCCTGCATTTCCCCGCGGAGCGGTGTCTGTTTTAAAGTGCTTGGATCCTTATGGAAAACTGGGATGTCCCTGATAATAAAACAGCTGTACCCATTGATGTGCCACAAAACCCAAACACAGTGCACAGCTGCTAGCTGAGGAAGCATAGTAAAGAAAGAGGCGCAGGCCTAGCGTTAGTGACATtgttttgttacatttgtttttaaggtGGTATCGGGACGCACCTGTTTTCTGTTACGTCGTTTTTGCATGTGTTGTAACTGAAGTCAGCCGAGGTTGTCTCATGATTTTACTGAAAACTGACCAAAAGGTATGCTATAATTGTCAAGTAACGTtagctagcctagcttagctgCTGAATCGGTCCTGTAGCACAGGGCGTGATTTGAGGTGAGGTTGGGGGTCGTAGAAAATGTCTTTGGAAAACAATGAGTGTTTTGAGTTTTTGAGTATTTTGAGTTACGAAAATTACTTCATTTTATTAGCGGTAAAATGTTGGACTAAACGGCGTGCTTTTAACGTTTGCCTGCCAAAGCATGCTAAGCTATTTTCCCTTTCATGTGATAACAGTCTTATCAGTAAAATCAGTAATATTACAAGTCACTAATCAGTCAGATTGTGTAGCACGGCTTTGTAGAGGTTATTGCTGATACAAACCCCCAGAAACTCCAACAAATCAGTAAAATGTGGTCTTAGACGATGGGAAAGATTTAAAATTGTATCAATTGGTGGGTAGTAGGGACACTTTTGCAAGGTGTAACGTTATTTAGGACCAAGTTAGAAGAAAGTAGCTTGTAAATAGATTTTTGTTATACACGTAAAACGCATCACTAGTAGTGTTGCTACTATTTGTTgattaacagaaaacaaattgtTAACAAATTTGACAAGTGAATGTTGATGTCATTTATGAAGATAAAATGCCAAACACTGACTGGATTCTCCCTCTTATATATGAAGATTTGCTTCTTGTgtctattatatattttattattgcaaATTCAATATATTTGGGCAATTAGAATATGAAATTTGTACACATTTTCTGAATCCAAACAGTTAATTGAGAAAATCGACAGATAAATTTCATTATGAAACAATCAGCTGCAGCcccattttgtatatttgtaagACTCACCACCTCGTTTATCTTTCAGTAGAGCAGAAAGGTTGGTTTGATGCGCGTGGCATCAAGACAGGAGGCACCATGAGTGCAGAGATGGATGCACTGACAGTGGTGAACCAGCTGCGAGACCTTGCTGCAGACCCCCTCAACCGAAGAGCCATAGTAGAAGACCAAGGCTGTCTGCCAGGTCTCATCCTGTTTTTGGACCACCCCAACCCACAGGTCGTCTACTCTGCACTATTGGTAAGCAGGATCCATTTAGGTACAAGCATGCAGGACTCTTCACAGATACACCTGCAGATAGTTACGTAAAGGAAAACTATACAGTTTCAAAACACAGAACTGATTATTATCACCATGCAAAGAAATTGATTATCTAAACATCCACGTAGAAATATCACATTTGACTTGGCTGAATAATTTCAGTTCCTTCGGATTCTGTAATTTTCTGTCTGGCTTAAAGGCCATAACTGTCACCAGTGTGTCCCAGTCACCACCACAAACTGACCTGATGGCATTTTAAACTATATAGCTATATAGTGTAAAACACTGTACAATGGTGacatctgctgtctgttttgtgGTGTAATACAATGTCTTGAGATAGCAACCTTAATTCCCCACTTCCGCCACCACCACCCTTTGGTACAGCACATGACTTGTATTGTGAGTACACATTTAAGTGGCTTTATGTAAGAGTTGCTCCTCGACGGTAGCATGTGAAGTGTAAACACAGAGTCAGTGCATGtgcatttatatttgttatGTAACACTTAAACCACTGCACACGctaatgcattttaaaagctctctctctctctctctctcctatgATATCACAAAGTGTCTGTTAGCTTTAAGCGCTGGATAGATAACGGTTGCCCTTGTCCTTGCAGGCCGTGCGCTACCTGGCAGAATGTCGAGCCAACAGGGAGAAGATGAAGGGCGAGCTGGGCATGATGCTGAGTTTGCAGAATGTCATGCAGAAGCAAGTCCCTGTCATCACCAcatctcactctctttctcacacacacacacacacacacacacacacacacacacacagactcactgtgcactttctttaaataaaacctCAACCAaggatttcttttgttttgcacagACAGTGTGTGCCAGTCTGCAAATTTTCCAGGCAGGTTGATGTCCCTTTATTTGCCTTGTCAGGATGAGTGTGATTAAAGTTGAATTAGAATAGGGTGGTAAACAGTTAAATTGCTGTTTCTGCATGTCATAGATGTTAATGCATCTTGCCACCTCTAGCATTTGTTGATGAGTCCACTGGCATGTTTTTACTGATGTGAGCTTATATTTGCTCCTGTTTTGTGGTGGAGTTAGCAGTTATTTTGTAGAGGTGGCTCATTTTGCACACGTGGTATATTTTAAGCATTATttcttgttattgttttgttgtttttagcgTTTCCTATAAGCTTTGAATACAATTTATTCTAAAATTCTGTAAAAGAGCATGATGAACTCACACTGGTCACCCATATAGTGCCGTAAGCAGGTCTAGTTTGAGGAGGTGTTGTGCTCCAGATAGCTGGTCTTACCCGAGGGTCTGTGGCAGTTTTGCTAAGTGACTGCTGTTCATCATTAGCACCCTGATAGGAATAGATTTATGCTCAAGTGGCCGGCTCTAGCTTGTATGATTTTGTCCCTTCTCTTCCTGCGGCAATCTCTTGCTTGCCCCAGAGTAAGCCAGTCACTTCAGCTCGTCAGGGGTGGCATTCAGACAAGCCctacagtaacagcagcagctttcccTGCTCGCAGTCCAGTCATGCTGACTTTGGATAGAGGTCGATCATAGCTGGACAGAGTGGGAACACATGGCTGAGAGGGAGCGTTCAGCGTAGTTGCACCAAACAGGTGTGAATACCATTTTTATTCCTTCGACACATTAAGATCTGAAGCTCAGGACGATGCTGTTTCTCATTTAATGCATGCTAGTaatgaatagataaatacattaattagAGTGTTTGGGTCGCTTACAGGCAATGTGTTGTACAGCATCAGTGAGCACCAGGCTCCCAGAGGGTAGTCATGCCAGACAGCTGATGTCGTATGTGGTTACTATAGGAGGAGTGATGGCTTGGTGACATATAAAGCAGTATAGCCTGCAGGGGTATCTCAGGACCCCTCACAAAATATCAGCAACTGCAACTGACCTTATTTGGGTTCTTCAGGGAAAGCTGCTGCTTACTAAAATATTATGCTCTGCTAGGGATACTTTGCTAATggggcagaaaaaaacatggctgaagTGCAGAACAAGCTTAATTAGCATGAGTTTGAATGTTGTGTGGTGGATGGCAGCATTGTCTTTTGGTTCCCTAAATGGTTGTGCAATGTATACTGGGATAGCAGACGGAAAAAttcacagtatgtgtgtgcattgatTGAAAGGTTAGGTGGTGATATGGCTGTCACTGTGGCCCCTTGTGGTAGCAGCTCACTTCTCCAGACCAGGATGGACGTGATCAGATTCAGGCCACATCCATTGGAGTTTACAAAATGGGAACTTAAtggatttatttaaattttaagcACGATTCATAGTTCTTCTCTCCCATAGAAGCTTACAGGCACCGTGCTTTGTCTGCCTGGGTGTTTGCATGGGTACTTCTATCTTGCCTCCCATCAGAAATATCTTGGTTATCTTAGTAATATGGCCACACAGAAGTGCACAAGgttcaatttttcaattttccTATTCTTGACATCAATTATACCTCCGTTCAGTTGTATCTCACTTTCAGTATTGTTATAGCTGTACTCACAAATTCAGTATGTCAACACAacctccctccctttttttttttttaaccttttctcACTGAAGGAGTACGTCACCAGGGGAGACCAAACTGCTGGCCTCTGAGATTTATGAGATTCTGCAGTCAGCTGGTAAAGAAGAGGCCGAACaggctgaagcagcagctgcctcCTGCAAGCGTAAAGCCCACTTCTTCCTAGGCTCCAGCAACAAGAGGGCCAAAACTGTGGTGCTGCACATCGATGGACTGGATGACCCTGTAAGTGTTCACAGGGTGCATTCAGGACACGCCAAACGTCTGTTGATGCGCAACCATCTCTTTTTGAGGCACCGTGTTTGCTGCTGTCATTATCACAGTGTTGTCAGGGCATCTTAGCGGTGTCTTTCTGGCACAGGATAACGGGGCTGCAGAGGTCAGTTTGTAAATGTCAGCCATTGAACAGCAGGACGTTGAGATTGAACCTGAATGCTGCTCTGCAGGAAACTTGCACCTAGCcagattacattacagcagACAGACGGCCTCTGGTGGGCTGCGTCGCTATCGCTAGTGCAGAAACGCACAACTCTGCGGAAGCTGGAAACCATAGTCATGTAAACTTTCTTAATATAATTCTGCTTTACTTAGTAACTGAATgttaaagaatatatttttatgg
Encoded here:
- the armc1 gene encoding armadillo repeat-containing protein 1, which translates into the protein MSAEMDALTVVNQLRDLAADPLNRRAIVEDQGCLPGLILFLDHPNPQVVYSALLAVRYLAECRANREKMKGELGMMLSLQNVMQKSTSPGETKLLASEIYEILQSAGKEEAEQAEAAAASCKRKAHFFLGSSNKRAKTVVLHIDGLDDPTRRSLCEEALLKIRGVISFTFQMAVKRCVVRIRSDLKAEALGTAINSTKVMTAQQVVKTDDGGELMVPFQEDSEVLVEENTDIPDYLPEEESPSQEQDKAVTRVGSITDGMGWLSTAANFLTRSFYW